In Sphingomonas psychrotolerans, the following proteins share a genomic window:
- a CDS encoding response regulator, with the protein MASLAQTHADSATLLVVDDDHDIRHLLANSLGAHGFRVETAADTRGMDEVLARTPVDCVILDVMMPGEDGLAACRRIARRDGPEIILLSALGEEQDRILGLEVGAGHYLPKPCSPREILATVRAALRKRGIGPAPVSEVYGFDGWRIDLGSHELFDPNGVLVGLTDGEFAVLRVFIERSRRVLTREALLQAARGPDSDAYDRAIDVQVSRLRRKLRAGGDEIIRTVRNEGYLFVPRVARA; encoded by the coding sequence ATGGCCAGCTTAGCCCAGACCCATGCCGATTCGGCGACGTTGCTCGTCGTGGACGACGATCACGACATTCGCCATCTCCTCGCCAACAGCCTCGGTGCGCATGGTTTCCGTGTCGAGACCGCGGCCGACACACGCGGCATGGATGAAGTGCTCGCGCGCACGCCGGTCGATTGCGTGATTCTCGACGTGATGATGCCCGGCGAGGACGGGCTTGCCGCCTGCCGCCGCATCGCGCGACGCGACGGACCCGAAATCATCCTGCTCAGCGCGCTCGGCGAGGAGCAGGATCGGATCCTCGGGCTCGAGGTCGGCGCGGGCCATTATCTGCCCAAGCCGTGCAGTCCGCGTGAAATCCTCGCCACCGTGCGTGCGGCGCTGCGCAAGCGCGGAATCGGCCCGGCGCCGGTGAGCGAGGTCTATGGCTTCGACGGGTGGCGGATCGATCTCGGCAGCCACGAGCTGTTCGATCCGAACGGCGTATTGGTCGGCCTCACCGACGGCGAGTTCGCGGTGCTACGCGTGTTCATCGAGCGGTCGCGCCGGGTGCTCACGCGCGAGGCATTGCTCCAGGCCGCGCGCGGACCCGATTCGGACGCCTATGATCGCGCGATCGACGTGCAGGTCAGCCGCCTGCGCCGCAAGCTGCGCGCCGGCGGCGACGAGATCATCCGTACCGTGCGCAACGAAGGCTATTTGTTCGTCCCGCGAGTCGCGCGCGCATGA
- a CDS encoding ATP-binding protein — MISAGSAARSPLFLRIFLLMLVCVAVVQLMNLTLLIAVQTPSAKLYTVGQVVHAMHGRDPGGELQVERLAAVEPAAWNPRGERIEAALATALGVPATSVRISFPTPFLQRERVFQRTAVPRPAPISPAVARDVILIGDFAAAWRQPDGQWLRVEPVEGFEAWRWFVLAWLIVSAVAVAPFAWALAHRFARPIRAFAAAAERLGRDPRAPPLELEGPGEIAEAAAAFNTMQARLNRYVDDRTTVMSAVAHDLRTPLMRLGLRLEAAPDDLRQACEGDIRDMQGLVSTALAYVRETSQPPVRRPLDLRSLAETVVDDLADRGEIVTLAPGEPLVLNANPAAIKAMVTNLVMNAVKYAGGAEVSLALIDGHAVLDVRDSGPGIPAEDLDHVFEPFFRGERSRNRDTGGVGLGLPSARAVARAHGGDVALANREGGGLIATVRLPV; from the coding sequence ATGATCTCAGCCGGGAGCGCGGCGCGTTCGCCGCTGTTCCTGCGGATCTTCCTGTTGATGCTGGTCTGCGTCGCGGTGGTCCAGCTGATGAACCTGACGCTGCTGATCGCGGTCCAGACGCCGTCGGCCAAGCTCTATACGGTCGGGCAGGTCGTCCATGCGATGCACGGGCGCGATCCCGGTGGCGAATTGCAGGTCGAGCGACTCGCGGCGGTCGAGCCGGCGGCGTGGAACCCGCGCGGCGAGCGAATCGAGGCGGCGCTCGCCACTGCGCTCGGCGTTCCGGCGACATCGGTTCGCATTAGTTTCCCAACGCCGTTCCTGCAGCGCGAGCGGGTATTCCAGCGCACGGCGGTGCCGCGGCCCGCGCCGATCAGCCCCGCAGTGGCGCGCGATGTGATCCTGATCGGGGATTTCGCGGCAGCATGGCGCCAGCCTGACGGGCAGTGGCTCCGGGTCGAGCCGGTCGAGGGGTTCGAGGCGTGGCGCTGGTTCGTGCTGGCCTGGCTGATCGTTTCGGCCGTGGCGGTGGCGCCGTTCGCCTGGGCGCTCGCGCATCGCTTCGCCAGGCCGATCCGCGCCTTCGCCGCCGCCGCCGAGCGGCTGGGGCGCGATCCACGCGCGCCGCCGCTCGAGCTCGAGGGTCCCGGCGAGATCGCCGAAGCCGCAGCGGCGTTCAACACGATGCAGGCGCGGCTCAATCGCTATGTCGACGATCGCACCACGGTGATGAGCGCAGTCGCGCACGATCTGCGTACCCCGCTGATGCGGCTAGGTTTGCGGCTCGAGGCCGCGCCCGACGATCTGCGCCAGGCCTGCGAGGGCGATATCCGCGACATGCAGGGGCTGGTGTCGACGGCGCTCGCTTATGTCCGCGAGACCAGCCAGCCGCCGGTGCGCCGGCCGCTCGATCTGCGCTCGCTCGCCGAGACGGTGGTCGACGATCTCGCCGATCGCGGCGAGATCGTGACGCTCGCGCCGGGCGAACCCCTGGTCCTCAATGCCAATCCCGCGGCGATCAAGGCGATGGTGACCAATCTGGTGATGAACGCCGTCAAATATGCCGGCGGGGCCGAGGTGTCGCTGGCCCTGATCGACGGCCATGCCGTGCTCGACGTGCGCGATTCCGGACCCGGTATCCCGGCGGAAGATCTCGATCATGTCTTCGAACCCTTCTTCCGCGGCGAGCGCTCGCGCAATCGCGATACCGGCGGAGTCGGCCTCGGCCTGCCCAGCGCGCGGGCGGTGGCGCGCGCGCATGGCGGCGACGTCGCACTGGCCAACAGGGAGGGCGGCGGACTGATCGCCACGGTCCGCCTGCCGGTCTAG
- a CDS encoding Gfo/Idh/MocA family protein, with product MRNGQSRREILASSGAALLAATLPACGRAQEPPKRKLGYAIVGLGSYATRQIMPRLKDCEFAKLTALVSGTPEKLERFGTEYGIPKTHRYSYANYDSIRDNPDIDLVYVVLPNSLHAEYSIRASQAGKHVLCEKPMAVSSAECEAMIAAAKKAGKKLMIGYRSHFEPYNRHGISLVKSGFIGRPRLITSEHGFNAQPNQWRLDRPLSGGGSMMDIGIYSLNAARYLAGEEPIEVSAMESTDRSDPRFRNVEDRIDWQMRFPSGALAACVSSYSSNHNAWRATGTEGWVGMEPSTPYDGHQMWTRKKGKTEQVTLPAPAKNQFVAQLDHLAECAISGREPIVAGEEGLKDMRLIEAIYRAAREGKTIRVAKA from the coding sequence ATGAGGAACGGGCAAAGCCGTCGCGAAATCTTGGCCAGTTCGGGCGCCGCGTTGCTGGCGGCGACGCTGCCGGCGTGCGGCCGCGCGCAGGAGCCGCCGAAGCGCAAGCTCGGCTATGCGATCGTCGGGCTGGGCAGCTATGCCACCCGCCAGATCATGCCGCGGCTGAAGGATTGCGAATTCGCAAAGCTCACTGCTCTGGTCAGCGGCACGCCCGAGAAGCTTGAGCGCTTCGGCACCGAATATGGCATTCCGAAAACGCATCGCTACAGCTATGCCAATTACGACAGCATCCGCGACAATCCCGATATCGACCTGGTCTATGTCGTGCTGCCCAATTCCCTGCACGCCGAATATTCAATCCGCGCCAGCCAGGCGGGCAAGCACGTGCTGTGCGAAAAGCCGATGGCGGTGTCCTCGGCCGAATGCGAGGCGATGATCGCCGCGGCCAAAAAGGCCGGCAAGAAACTGATGATCGGTTATCGCAGCCATTTCGAGCCCTATAACCGCCACGGCATTTCGCTGGTGAAGAGCGGCTTTATCGGCCGCCCGCGGCTGATCACTTCCGAGCACGGCTTCAACGCCCAGCCCAATCAGTGGCGGCTCGATCGGCCGCTGTCGGGCGGCGGTTCGATGATGGACATCGGCATCTACAGCCTCAACGCCGCGCGCTATCTCGCGGGCGAGGAGCCGATCGAAGTCAGCGCGATGGAATCGACCGACCGCAGCGATCCCCGCTTCCGCAATGTCGAGGATCGGATAGACTGGCAGATGCGCTTCCCCTCGGGCGCGCTGGCCGCTTGCGTTTCGAGCTACAGCTCGAACCACAATGCATGGCGGGCGACCGGAACCGAAGGCTGGGTAGGGATGGAGCCTTCCACGCCTTATGACGGCCACCAGATGTGGACGCGCAAGAAGGGGAAGACCGAGCAGGTGACCTTGCCGGCGCCGGCCAAGAACCAGTTCGTCGCCCAGCTCGATCATCTCGCCGAATGCGCGATCAGCGGCCGCGAGCCGATCGTCGCGGGCGAAGAGGGGCTCAAGGACATGCGGCTGATCGAGGCGATCTATCGCGCCGCGCGCGAGGGCAAGACGATCCGGGTGGCGAAGGCCTGA
- a CDS encoding GntT/GntP/DsdX family permease translates to MPEPWYTLAIVAASIAAVIFLVLRFKLQPFLVLLLVALVTGLAFGGEPQAVIAAIRKGTGEALGFVAVVIGLGAVLGGLLEASGGVNAIAHRLLDMFGEKRVPWALTAVGIVVGVPLFFDVAFIILAPLLATLAIRAERRVTYFALPLLAGLMTMHALLPPHPGPVAVAELIHTDYGLLAFYGLICGIPSALLAGPVFAKMFHGAPGFGDQAPPPMLDEGAPQTNAIGFLPALLAMLFPLALILIAAVAGQAMAPGPAKTFLLFLGHPFTALMLAALSVTGWLRVRERAPWATLSSIMTRALEPAGLMVLIIGAGAAYKEVLIESGAGQQITALVTAAQVSVPVFAFLLAAFVRIAQGSATVAMVTAAGLAGPLITAAALSPSRIALVTIAIGGGATIASHVNDTGFWLVKQYLGLTEAQTFRSWTIGATIAGLTSFGIALLIWPFV, encoded by the coding sequence ATGCCCGAGCCCTGGTACACTTTGGCGATCGTCGCCGCGAGCATCGCCGCGGTGATTTTCCTCGTCCTGCGTTTCAAGCTGCAGCCGTTCCTCGTGCTGCTGCTTGTCGCGCTAGTCACCGGGCTCGCATTTGGCGGCGAACCGCAGGCAGTGATCGCGGCGATCCGCAAGGGCACCGGCGAGGCGCTCGGCTTCGTGGCAGTGGTGATCGGGCTCGGTGCGGTGCTCGGCGGGCTGCTCGAGGCGAGCGGCGGCGTCAACGCCATCGCCCACCGCCTGCTCGACATGTTCGGCGAGAAGCGCGTGCCCTGGGCGCTGACCGCAGTGGGCATCGTGGTCGGCGTGCCGCTGTTCTTCGACGTGGCGTTCATCATCCTCGCGCCGTTGCTCGCCACCCTGGCTATCCGCGCCGAACGCCGGGTGACCTATTTCGCGCTGCCCTTGCTCGCCGGGCTGATGACGATGCACGCCTTGCTGCCGCCGCACCCGGGGCCAGTGGCCGTCGCCGAGCTGATCCATACCGATTACGGGCTGCTCGCTTTCTACGGGCTGATCTGCGGGATACCCTCGGCGCTGCTTGCGGGGCCGGTCTTCGCCAAGATGTTCCATGGCGCGCCCGGTTTCGGCGATCAGGCGCCGCCGCCGATGCTCGACGAAGGCGCGCCGCAGACCAACGCGATCGGCTTCCTGCCGGCTTTGCTGGCGATGCTGTTCCCGCTGGCCCTGATCCTGATCGCGGCGGTGGCGGGGCAGGCGATGGCGCCGGGGCCGGCCAAGACTTTCCTGCTGTTCCTCGGTCACCCCTTCACAGCACTGATGCTCGCCGCATTGTCGGTGACCGGCTGGCTGAGAGTGCGCGAGCGCGCGCCCTGGGCGACGCTGTCGAGCATCATGACCCGCGCGCTCGAGCCTGCCGGTCTGATGGTGCTGATCATCGGCGCGGGCGCGGCATACAAGGAAGTGCTGATCGAATCGGGGGCGGGGCAGCAGATCACCGCGCTGGTCACTGCCGCGCAAGTCTCGGTGCCGGTCTTCGCCTTCCTGCTCGCGGCGTTCGTCCGCATCGCGCAGGGATCCGCCACGGTCGCGATGGTGACCGCCGCGGGGCTTGCCGGGCCGCTGATCACCGCCGCGGCGCTCAGCCCCAGCCGGATCGCATTGGTGACGATCGCGATCGGCGGCGGCGCGACGATCGCCAGCCATGTCAACGACACCGGCTTCTGGCTGGTGAAGCAATATCTCGGGCTGACCGAGGCGCAGACCTTTCGCAGCTGGACGATCGGCGCGACGATCGCCGGTCTGACCAGCTTCGGAATCGCGCTGCTGATCTGGCCGTTCGTGTAA
- a CDS encoding SMP-30/gluconolactonase/LRE family protein, with protein MTMAITRRAALTGIAALPFVPMLARAANVGGITRFDSALDAVIDVNTPIEVLGTGYRWAEGPVWVKKGGYLLFSDVPANIAYRWKQGGAIAPFLTPSGLAGPIPAGIREAGSNGMTVDAQGRLIIADSGTRAVVAVDLASKRRTILAERYEGKRFNSCNDVVAGKSGALYFTDPPYGLTEGDTSPLKELAFNGVFLRTADGRIRVIDETLKRPNGIALCPKKTTLYVAMSDEARPQILAYPLGADGLPRTAPTVFHDFSAPLARKLPGLPDGLKVDKAGRLFASGPGGIYLLSPEGKALGLIATGKAIANCAFGEDGKTLFLTSSDMLARVRLKSPGW; from the coding sequence ATGACCATGGCCATCACGCGCCGCGCCGCGCTCACCGGAATCGCGGCGCTTCCCTTCGTCCCCATGCTCGCCCGCGCGGCGAACGTCGGCGGCATCACGCGCTTCGATTCCGCGCTCGATGCCGTAATCGACGTGAACACCCCGATCGAAGTGCTCGGCACCGGCTATCGATGGGCCGAGGGGCCGGTGTGGGTGAAGAAGGGCGGCTATCTGCTCTTCTCCGACGTTCCCGCCAACATCGCCTATCGATGGAAACAAGGGGGAGCGATCGCGCCGTTCCTCACCCCGTCGGGCCTGGCCGGGCCGATCCCCGCCGGCATCCGCGAGGCCGGATCGAACGGCATGACGGTCGATGCGCAGGGGCGGCTGATCATCGCCGATTCGGGGACACGCGCAGTCGTCGCGGTCGATCTCGCCAGCAAGCGCCGGACGATCCTCGCCGAGCGCTACGAAGGCAAGCGCTTCAACAGCTGCAACGACGTGGTGGCGGGCAAGAGCGGCGCGCTCTATTTCACCGATCCGCCTTACGGTCTCACCGAAGGCGACACCTCGCCGCTGAAGGAGCTGGCGTTCAACGGCGTGTTCCTGCGCACCGCCGACGGCAGGATCCGGGTGATCGACGAGACGCTCAAGCGGCCCAACGGCATCGCCCTTTGCCCCAAGAAGACCACGCTCTACGTCGCGATGTCCGACGAGGCGCGCCCGCAGATTCTGGCGTATCCGCTCGGCGCCGACGGGCTGCCGCGTACGGCCCCAACCGTCTTTCACGATTTCAGCGCGCCGCTCGCGCGCAAATTGCCCGGCCTGCCCGACGGGCTCAAGGTCGACAAAGCGGGCCGGCTGTTTGCCAGCGGCCCCGGCGGCATTTACCTGCTGTCGCCCGAAGGCAAGGCGCTGGGCCTGATCGCCACCGGCAAGGCGATCGCCAATTGCGCGTTCGGCGAGGACGGCAAGACGCTGTTCCTGACCTCAAGCGACATGCTCGCGCGCGTCCGCCTGAAGAGCCCGGGCTGGTGA